A single Filimonas effusa DNA region contains:
- a CDS encoding RNA polymerase sigma factor, whose protein sequence is MVIDLSSEQAGDESSFRKLFETYAKRVHEYIYFITKSEYLTEEVTQELFLILWRKRKDLRVVENIDGYIFRIARNLAIGLLKRAALDSKLAAELYKHSAKESDQIEELMGERTVQQLIEKAVLELPAQPRKIYLLSRRENMNVDEIAAATGLSRNTIKNHLQKALNDIRDYLVRNGYRLALASLLARKFFW, encoded by the coding sequence ATGGTAATTGACCTTTCATCGGAACAGGCGGGAGATGAAAGCAGCTTTCGTAAGCTGTTTGAGACGTATGCAAAAAGGGTGCATGAGTATATTTATTTTATCACGAAATCCGAGTACCTGACAGAAGAAGTAACGCAGGAGTTGTTCCTGATACTCTGGCGGAAAAGGAAAGACCTGCGGGTTGTTGAGAATATAGACGGCTATATTTTTCGTATTGCCAGAAATCTTGCGATTGGGTTATTAAAACGAGCGGCGCTGGATAGCAAGCTGGCTGCCGAGCTCTACAAACATAGTGCTAAGGAAAGTGATCAGATTGAGGAGTTAATGGGTGAAAGAACCGTGCAACAACTTATTGAAAAGGCGGTATTAGAACTGCCGGCGCAGCCCCGTAAAATTTACCTGTTGAGCCGCAGGGAGAATATGAATGTTGATGAAATAGCCGCAGCAACAGGTTTATCGAGAAATACAATAAAAAACCACCTGCAAAAAGCACTGAATGATATAAGGGATTACCTGGTCAGGAATGGCTATCGATTGGCGCTTGCTTCGCTGCTGGCGAGAAAATTCTTCTGGTAA
- a CDS encoding SusC/RagA family TonB-linked outer membrane protein encodes MKLSILIILITSFQVSAFEGASQQKINLDIRGATIPDILKKIESQHSYRFVYNEEVKQSTIKVDVVARNATIDHVMQLLLQNTLFSYKKINDDLVAITGKTEDAASIRISGKIVDDKGLPLAAISVVEKGTTNGVSTKEDGSYTINVKDGNAVLVITGVGYQAAEVAVKDNNYARITLVSVENRLDEVVVIGYGTQKKRDLTGAVISANIKDFEKSPNTNIVQSLQGTVPGLNIGQVTSAGGTPSISIRGRNTISGNTNVLIVLDGIVYENSLSSINPADIESIDVLKDASATAVYGAQAANGVLLITSKKGKAGKARINLSSSYSFQSPTKNYSTMNRGQYLMFLKNLMWNKAYTAASDYTKEDPTFKMTDYLTVKSTMNPDGSIVDTDFDWWGAATRQGSILDNRVSISGGTDAISYLLSYGNTNQKNFLRNDNFKRNSVRANLEAKIRPWWKVGIQASGSFANQDGVEPILWTLYTMNPLVTPYKADGTLNPFPMENAAGNPLMGTGVTDQERHNYLIGNVYSEIQLPVKGLSYRINYGNNYTINNSYQSDPYGNSQTGLAFKDISIYYNYTLDNIVNYNKEVGRHGIGATLVYGARASNYSQTRAESRNFSRLTLGYNSLELGTNQFAYSDANDNSALYQMARINYRYDNKYLLTATVRRDGFSGFAANQKNAIFPSVALAWVISDERFFKIPAVNYLKLRGGYGISGNLTSSYSSLAKVSTGAGYIFGDAGSTVIRQELSSMENPDLKWEKTGGYNIGLDFRLFNDRVKGTIDAYRTKTSDLLYDVSIPTITGFSSIKSNVGNVQNRGIEFTVTTDNIVNHDFEWSTTFNISANRNKVLELTGSGDLITSGLFIGKSLGAIYGYKIDGIYQVKDQIPTGYAIGNYKIHDITGEGEISEADRTILGKTDPAYRFGIMNKFSYKGVSLFFFINSVQGGKDGYLGENYAWLIQDNTARMNNHLNEFTKNIWSPSNPDGIYSASPTAGKIQPIRYEDRSFVRLQDVSLAYDLPKKIVTLIGVQNVNLYVTGKNLLTFTKWHGWDPEANYGTVTPIGRTSTIDKSGNDYEGRPVMRSFTLGINISL; translated from the coding sequence ATGAAACTCAGTATCTTAATCATACTTATCACATCGTTCCAGGTATCTGCTTTTGAGGGGGCCTCACAGCAGAAAATAAACCTGGATATCAGGGGCGCTACTATTCCTGATATTTTGAAAAAAATAGAATCACAACACTCTTACAGATTTGTATATAACGAGGAGGTAAAGCAAAGTACCATCAAGGTGGATGTAGTAGCCCGGAATGCCACCATCGACCATGTCATGCAGCTGCTGCTACAAAACACCCTGTTTTCCTATAAAAAAATAAACGACGATCTTGTAGCGATAACCGGCAAAACGGAAGATGCTGCCAGCATTAGAATATCCGGCAAAATAGTGGACGACAAAGGCTTACCGCTGGCTGCAATAAGCGTGGTGGAAAAAGGAACTACCAATGGTGTGTCAACCAAAGAAGACGGCTCCTATACCATCAATGTAAAAGACGGCAACGCCGTATTAGTGATTACCGGCGTAGGTTACCAGGCTGCGGAAGTGGCAGTAAAAGATAATAACTATGCCAGGATAACATTGGTATCGGTAGAAAACAGGCTGGATGAAGTGGTAGTAATAGGCTACGGCACACAAAAGAAAAGGGATTTAACCGGAGCTGTAATCAGCGCCAACATCAAAGATTTTGAAAAATCGCCCAACACCAACATAGTACAGTCTTTACAGGGCACTGTTCCCGGCCTGAATATCGGGCAGGTTACAAGTGCGGGCGGCACGCCAAGCATTTCTATACGCGGCAGAAATACCATTTCAGGCAATACAAATGTTTTGATTGTATTGGATGGCATCGTGTATGAGAATTCACTTTCTTCTATCAATCCTGCTGATATAGAATCAATAGACGTGCTTAAAGACGCGAGCGCTACGGCTGTTTACGGGGCACAGGCAGCGAATGGCGTATTGCTTATCACTTCGAAAAAGGGCAAGGCAGGTAAAGCCAGGATAAATCTTTCATCGTCTTATAGTTTTCAAAGCCCTACAAAGAACTATTCGACTATGAACCGGGGGCAATATCTTATGTTCCTTAAAAACCTCATGTGGAACAAAGCATATACGGCAGCATCGGATTATACCAAAGAAGACCCGACCTTTAAGATGACCGACTATCTTACTGTAAAAAGCACCATGAACCCGGATGGCAGTATCGTAGATACGGATTTCGACTGGTGGGGAGCTGCTACCAGACAAGGATCTATCCTGGATAACAGAGTTAGTATTTCCGGTGGTACAGATGCTATTTCCTATTTATTATCTTATGGCAATACCAATCAAAAAAACTTCCTGCGAAACGATAATTTTAAACGTAATAGTGTTCGGGCCAACCTGGAAGCCAAGATTCGTCCATGGTGGAAAGTGGGCATACAGGCATCGGGCTCTTTTGCCAACCAGGATGGTGTTGAGCCCATTTTATGGACATTGTATACGATGAACCCGCTGGTAACGCCATACAAAGCGGATGGCACATTAAATCCATTCCCGATGGAAAATGCGGCAGGCAATCCTCTTATGGGAACCGGTGTCACCGACCAGGAAAGACATAATTATCTCATAGGCAATGTGTACTCAGAGATACAGCTACCTGTAAAAGGATTAAGCTACCGGATCAATTATGGCAACAACTATACGATCAACAACTCTTACCAGTCGGACCCTTATGGAAATTCACAAACAGGGTTAGCCTTTAAGGACATATCGATCTACTATAATTACACATTAGATAACATTGTCAATTACAACAAAGAAGTTGGCCGGCATGGTATTGGAGCCACACTTGTTTATGGCGCGAGAGCAAGCAACTATTCACAAACACGGGCGGAATCGAGGAATTTTTCCCGGTTAACGCTGGGATACAACAGCCTTGAACTTGGCACCAACCAGTTTGCCTATTCGGATGCCAATGACAATTCTGCTTTGTACCAGATGGCACGTATCAACTACCGGTACGATAACAAATACCTGTTAACAGCAACTGTAAGACGGGATGGTTTTTCAGGTTTTGCCGCTAACCAGAAAAATGCCATATTTCCGTCTGTAGCCCTGGCCTGGGTTATATCTGACGAGCGTTTCTTTAAAATACCTGCCGTTAATTACCTGAAATTACGCGGAGGATATGGCATCAGCGGTAACCTGACCAGCAGCTATTCGTCTTTGGCAAAAGTATCGACCGGCGCCGGATATATTTTCGGTGATGCAGGCAGTACTGTAATAAGGCAGGAGCTCAGTTCTATGGAAAACCCCGACCTGAAATGGGAAAAAACAGGTGGTTATAATATAGGGTTAGATTTTCGTTTATTCAATGACCGCGTAAAGGGTACTATCGACGCATATAGAACCAAAACAAGCGATTTACTTTACGATGTATCCATTCCGACCATTACGGGTTTTTCTTCTATCAAATCGAATGTTGGCAATGTTCAAAACCGGGGCATTGAATTCACTGTTACCACAGACAATATTGTAAACCATGATTTCGAATGGAGTACTACATTCAATATATCTGCCAACAGGAACAAAGTGCTTGAGCTGACCGGTTCCGGGGACCTGATAACAAGCGGTCTCTTTATCGGCAAATCGTTAGGCGCCATTTACGGTTATAAAATTGACGGCATATACCAGGTAAAAGATCAAATCCCTACAGGATACGCAATTGGTAATTATAAAATTCATGACATCACAGGGGAAGGAGAGATAAGTGAGGCCGACCGTACCATTTTGGGCAAAACTGATCCGGCGTACCGTTTCGGCATTATGAATAAATTTTCTTACAAAGGAGTATCCCTGTTCTTTTTTATCAATTCTGTGCAAGGTGGGAAAGACGGGTACCTGGGCGAGAACTATGCCTGGCTGATCCAGGATAATACTGCGCGGATGAACAACCATTTAAATGAATTCACCAAAAACATATGGTCGCCCAGCAATCCTGACGGCATATACTCGGCATCACCTACGGCTGGAAAGATACAACCTATAAGGTATGAAGACAGGAGTTTCGTTCGTTTGCAGGATGTGTCGCTGGCTTATGATCTGCCCAAAAAAATAGTTACACTTATAGGCGTGCAGAATGTAAACCTATATGTTACCGGCAAAAACCTGCTTACGTTTACGAAATGGCATGGATGGGATCCGGAAGCGAATTATGGCACTGTTACCCCTATTGGCAGAACCTCTACTATCGACAAATCCGGCAATGATTACGAAGGCAGGCCGGTTATGAGGAGTTTCACCCTTGGGATCAATATCTCACTCTAA
- a CDS encoding glycoside hydrolase family 98 domain-containing protein codes for MKFHLPKAYREYIFRLAALFFILLHGTTYGQTGAPLRRPISPQQPTWFIHIDSWNQADPQKIIDMVPADIRPYIVFNISISINHDRLTSRWLQAENGYEIAKSWLRVCAENRVWAMIQQSSGGFQHFSETDIAMYEEFYRDYPNFIGFNYAEQFWGFDGSLQPPTSNSYDPLSPAWTDRIALFAKLLQLSNRYGGYLVVSWCPNQWNPNINPIGMLKRNPDFAAACRNYTENYILCEKYTQQTYQYDMESTCLGAYLSGYAGQYGIRYDETGWSDSTGTNANFTLATGLAPHLEHIMLTGETVIDGPETIPINASREIGTATTADGFTTRRWEFYPQFHNISIDLFRKVLDGTVRIPTRREVIDRTKVVIVNDVNSGSNQDRYSTPQTLFEGLYRMDTDGNYELNKSFFKKTGRYPSIPLAYQLDDTDANSFQVKINKSAYATRWPSISSKVTEFNSLFPSEYMGTLYAGRHENGWVTYNPFKTNETATASIPFKYNTCSSMELSYSQYSAGIIKEYANRLNIYLNNYDNKVNTALKTDIIKIYGASSQPTWSFTERGSHQASTVSGNWSGGVFTLTVQHNGALDITINCSGTATGRLTSYTPSVLVTPSAPAVYNGPLQHEAELFDYKSISGNTINGVSGTVRNYTGQGYLRFGTNAAASIRDSIYLQHSGTYQLRTRYSLTGGNVNTIGLYVNGTSVGTPLFTQTDSNSNWALHTQTITLNAGTNTIEFRANAAAAYSVYFDNIVVQPVSSGGNIIQENTTGFCNVNGTIDTNNAGYTGAGFANTNNAAGTGIDWKINFASVGTKSFTFRYAGIDTRTANLLVNGSIVAANISLPSTGSWTTWSTVTVYANTIPGISDVRLEATGASGLPNVDYVEVVGGTAANCATAVTNYAIQENETGFCSLDGVVENNYPGFVGSGFANTNNATGAGINWKVNFSSAGSQTFTFRYASADARPGRLLINGAVAIATINFPATGSWSNWSTVTVTATTGAGVADVRLEATGSTGLGNIDYIAFTNGTPAACTTTASSIGMLLSITAPASDNTDLKLTESANSIEIYPNPTQRNVTVRLSSYWKAGDQLVLSDASGKPITAQRVKSNIEALHTATLAPGIYFINIYNSKGGHASLKLVKQ; via the coding sequence ATGAAATTTCATTTACCCAAAGCGTACCGGGAATATATCTTCCGGCTGGCAGCACTATTTTTTATCTTATTGCATGGCACTACCTATGGCCAAACCGGCGCACCGCTTCGCCGTCCTATTTCACCGCAGCAGCCTACGTGGTTCATTCACATCGATTCCTGGAACCAGGCAGATCCACAAAAGATCATCGACATGGTTCCCGCGGATATTCGACCTTATATCGTGTTCAACATTTCCATTTCGATTAATCATGACCGGCTTACAAGCCGTTGGCTGCAGGCTGAAAACGGATACGAAATTGCCAAGTCATGGCTAAGGGTATGCGCAGAAAATCGCGTATGGGCTATGATACAGCAGTCCAGTGGCGGGTTCCAGCATTTTTCAGAAACAGATATCGCTATGTACGAAGAGTTTTACCGTGATTATCCCAACTTCATCGGGTTTAATTATGCCGAACAGTTCTGGGGATTTGACGGCAGCCTGCAGCCTCCCACTTCAAACAGCTACGATCCTCTCTCTCCTGCGTGGACCGACCGCATCGCGCTCTTTGCCAAGCTACTTCAGTTGAGCAACCGCTATGGCGGTTACCTTGTGGTAAGCTGGTGTCCCAACCAGTGGAATCCGAATATCAACCCTATTGGCATGCTAAAAAGAAACCCGGACTTTGCGGCAGCCTGCAGAAACTATACAGAAAATTATATTCTTTGTGAAAAATACACGCAGCAAACGTACCAGTATGATATGGAAAGCACCTGCCTAGGAGCATATCTGTCGGGTTATGCGGGCCAATACGGAATCCGCTATGATGAAACCGGATGGTCTGATTCAACGGGGACCAATGCCAACTTTACGCTGGCAACAGGCCTTGCACCTCACCTGGAACATATTATGCTAACAGGGGAAACTGTAATCGATGGCCCTGAAACTATTCCCATCAATGCTTCAAGAGAAATTGGTACAGCAACTACAGCGGATGGATTTACCACGCGGCGCTGGGAGTTTTACCCCCAGTTTCACAATATCAGTATAGATCTTTTTCGTAAGGTACTAGACGGCACCGTTCGCATTCCTACCCGGAGAGAGGTTATTGACCGTACAAAAGTGGTTATAGTGAATGATGTAAACAGTGGCAGCAACCAAGACCGGTATAGCACTCCCCAAACGCTGTTTGAAGGGTTGTACCGGATGGATACCGATGGCAACTACGAGTTGAATAAAAGCTTCTTCAAGAAAACGGGCCGGTATCCATCGATACCTCTTGCTTATCAACTTGATGATACAGATGCCAATTCTTTCCAGGTAAAGATCAATAAATCGGCCTATGCCACAAGATGGCCCAGCATCTCGTCTAAAGTGACTGAATTCAACAGCCTGTTTCCTTCAGAATATATGGGCACCCTGTATGCGGGGCGCCATGAAAACGGCTGGGTAACCTACAATCCATTTAAAACAAATGAAACGGCAACCGCTTCCATACCTTTTAAATACAACACCTGTAGTTCCATGGAGTTAAGCTATTCGCAGTACTCCGCCGGCATCATAAAAGAGTATGCGAACCGACTGAACATCTACCTGAATAACTATGACAATAAAGTTAACACAGCATTAAAGACCGACATCATCAAAATTTATGGTGCGAGTTCACAGCCAACCTGGTCTTTTACAGAAAGAGGCTCACACCAGGCCAGCACTGTATCCGGCAACTGGTCGGGGGGAGTATTCACGCTAACGGTACAACACAACGGGGCGCTGGACATTACCATCAATTGTTCCGGCACGGCAACCGGGAGACTTACCAGTTATACGCCTTCCGTGTTAGTTACTCCCAGCGCCCCTGCTGTGTATAATGGTCCCTTACAACACGAAGCGGAGCTGTTCGACTACAAAAGTATAAGCGGGAATACCATCAATGGCGTGAGCGGTACAGTAAGAAATTATACCGGCCAGGGCTACCTGCGTTTTGGCACCAATGCCGCTGCCAGCATCCGCGACAGCATTTACCTGCAACATAGCGGCACCTACCAGTTAAGAACCAGGTATTCATTAACCGGCGGCAATGTTAATACCATCGGGTTATATGTGAATGGAACTTCCGTTGGCACACCACTCTTTACCCAAACAGACAGCAATAGCAACTGGGCGTTACATACCCAAACGATTACACTAAATGCCGGCACCAACACTATTGAATTCCGGGCAAATGCGGCAGCGGCTTATTCCGTTTATTTCGACAATATAGTAGTACAGCCGGTTAGCAGTGGCGGTAATATCATCCAGGAAAATACAACCGGATTTTGCAATGTAAATGGCACCATAGACACCAACAACGCAGGCTATACAGGAGCTGGCTTTGCCAATACCAACAACGCGGCAGGAACCGGAATCGATTGGAAAATCAACTTTGCTTCCGTTGGAACCAAATCGTTTACCTTCCGTTATGCAGGTATTGACACCAGGACAGCCAATCTCCTGGTAAACGGTTCGATCGTTGCTGCCAATATCAGTTTACCATCGACAGGTTCCTGGACCACCTGGAGTACTGTTACCGTGTATGCCAATACTATTCCAGGGATCAGCGACGTTAGGTTAGAGGCAACAGGAGCCAGCGGCCTCCCCAATGTAGATTATGTAGAGGTAGTGGGTGGCACAGCCGCGAATTGCGCAACAGCCGTAACCAATTATGCCATACAGGAAAATGAAACCGGCTTCTGCAGCCTGGACGGCGTTGTTGAGAATAACTATCCCGGCTTCGTAGGTAGCGGCTTTGCCAATACAAACAACGCCACAGGCGCAGGTATCAACTGGAAAGTGAACTTTAGCTCAGCCGGCTCCCAAACATTTACTTTCCGCTATGCGAGTGCCGACGCCCGCCCCGGAAGACTACTTATCAACGGCGCCGTGGCGATCGCTACCATTAACTTCCCCGCTACGGGATCATGGTCTAACTGGTCTACCGTTACCGTTACGGCAACTACGGGCGCAGGCGTAGCAGATGTAAGACTGGAAGCCACAGGCAGTACGGGCCTGGGAAATATCGATTACATAGCATTTACGAACGGCACTCCAGCAGCCTGTACCACCACCGCCAGTTCAATCGGTATGCTGCTGAGCATAACAGCACCAGCCAGCGATAACACGGATCTAAAACTGACAGAGAGTGCCAATAGCATAGAAATTTATCCAAATCCTACGCAACGTAATGTAACCGTCAGGTTAAGCAGTTACTGGAAAGCCGGGGATCAACTCGTACTAAGTGACGCTTCAGGCAAGCCTATTACCGCACAGCGTGTAAAAAGCAATATAGAAGCGTTACATACCGCAACATTGGCACCGGGAATTTACTTCATCAACATTTATAATAGCAAGGGCGGGCATGCATCGCTGAAACTGGTAAAACAGTAA
- a CDS encoding RagB/SusD family nutrient uptake outer membrane protein: protein MKKIIYIAISALLLGSCNEKSFLEETPRDFMSSKNSYSTSADFDLAVNELYYLTRYEFYCNGERSVMDYLFGTDFVWNGSSGSSVPNLAANYGPSAAIPQAHWDKLYLLIAQSNTIISRLPKSSVPESEQVLFNAKAKFFRGLAYRTLAYLYGGVPLQLEEVLGPKTNYVRATREQTIAQAVEDVKFAAENLKDITAVKDGEVSAPAAYHLLSELYLAQDKAQEAVDAATKVISNPALGLMTQRFGSRATEQPGDVYWDLYRTGNQNRSTYGNREGIFVIQMQVDVLGGGTDITSIWSSPGSYLLERHCAPQTSLFKMYKNGVSLTQSPFNWPTGDYTGGRGIGSIIPTTHFDKEVWASDFKTDIRNANHNFVRKFAYNNPAFKTLYKELGDTLDIDNPPAGYTFLTGENSQTTFPGRYLTCYQTKVTNPYDHPKALYSNAATYALSGSSGGTYTDQYMFRLAETYLLRAEAYLKQSKTDLAAADINVVRARANASKVSASAVTLDYILDERIRELGVEEKRRLTLGRLGADVFYNRVIKYNPYYSLGTPFTKNFTLYAIPQSAIDANKDAVLDQNPGYL from the coding sequence ATGAAAAAAATCATATACATAGCGATAAGCGCCCTACTATTGGGATCCTGCAACGAGAAATCGTTCCTGGAGGAAACCCCGCGTGATTTCATGAGTTCCAAAAACTCTTACAGCACGTCAGCAGATTTTGATCTTGCCGTTAATGAGTTATATTACCTGACACGATACGAGTTCTATTGTAATGGCGAGCGAAGTGTAATGGACTATTTATTCGGAACCGACTTTGTATGGAATGGCAGCAGCGGCAGCAGTGTACCGAACCTGGCCGCCAACTATGGTCCTTCTGCGGCCATACCCCAGGCGCACTGGGACAAGCTGTACCTGCTGATTGCGCAGTCCAATACCATCATCAGTCGTTTACCCAAATCAAGTGTGCCGGAGAGCGAGCAGGTGCTATTTAATGCGAAGGCTAAATTTTTCAGGGGGTTAGCTTACCGCACCTTAGCTTATTTGTATGGAGGCGTACCACTTCAGTTAGAAGAAGTTTTGGGGCCCAAGACAAACTATGTAAGGGCTACCAGGGAACAAACAATAGCCCAGGCTGTAGAGGATGTTAAGTTCGCTGCCGAAAACCTCAAGGACATTACGGCGGTAAAAGACGGCGAGGTTAGCGCTCCTGCGGCGTATCATTTGTTATCAGAATTATATCTTGCCCAGGACAAGGCGCAGGAAGCTGTTGATGCTGCTACGAAAGTAATTTCCAACCCGGCATTGGGACTCATGACACAGCGCTTTGGTTCAAGGGCTACGGAACAGCCTGGTGATGTTTACTGGGATTTATATCGTACCGGCAACCAGAACCGTTCGACCTACGGCAATAGAGAAGGCATTTTTGTTATTCAAATGCAGGTAGATGTTTTGGGAGGTGGCACGGATATCACCTCTATCTGGAGTTCGCCAGGCAGTTACCTGCTCGAAAGGCATTGCGCTCCGCAAACCAGTCTTTTTAAAATGTATAAAAACGGCGTTTCGCTTACCCAATCGCCATTCAACTGGCCTACAGGAGACTATACCGGTGGCCGTGGCATTGGTTCCATCATACCCACCACTCACTTTGACAAAGAAGTGTGGGCCAGTGATTTTAAAACAGATATCAGAAATGCGAATCACAATTTTGTAAGGAAGTTTGCTTACAACAATCCTGCTTTCAAGACTTTGTATAAAGAACTGGGAGATACACTCGATATCGACAATCCTCCGGCAGGCTACACCTTTCTTACGGGAGAAAATAGCCAGACCACCTTCCCCGGCAGGTATCTTACGTGCTATCAAACAAAAGTAACCAACCCTTACGATCATCCGAAGGCATTGTATTCGAACGCTGCTACCTATGCGCTGTCGGGCTCTTCCGGCGGTACTTATACAGATCAATATATGTTCCGACTGGCAGAAACCTATTTACTAAGAGCAGAAGCCTATCTCAAACAAAGCAAAACAGACCTGGCGGCTGCGGATATCAATGTAGTGAGAGCGCGGGCAAACGCGTCGAAAGTAAGTGCATCGGCGGTTACCCTGGACTACATTCTTGATGAGCGTATCCGGGAATTGGGCGTAGAAGAAAAACGCAGGCTAACCCTTGGACGCCTGGGTGCGGACGTATTTTACAACAGGGTCATAAAGTATAATCCTTATTATAGTTTAGGTACACCTTTCACTAAAAACTTCACCTTGTATGCGATACCACAGTCAGCTATCGATGCCAACAAAGATGCTGTACTGGATCAAAACCCCGGCTACCTGTAA
- a CDS encoding FecR family protein: MTPQERAHQLFEKYLAGTCTPGEWDELLALVGTLDENDGEMLTEPLYQVWLKTGKNERHSQVPPFNQEQLYQSIIKSGKEDSNTPVRRIKWWRIAAALIASLLVTAALLYYNYNSHPASHTMADTAPENKIKPGVNQAVLTLSNGRQIILDSTATGTISKQGNITVINLNGQLAYKAETGSTAIETVYNTVTTAKANQYQLVLRDGTRVWLNASSSIRFPTEFTGAIRTVEITGEAYFEVAAMPSQPFHVKTNGVDIEVLGTHFNVNAYADEAAIRTSLLEGAVKITAGNKSNLLAPGQEANVLPSGETAVRTGNVALAVAWVNGYFQFDQAPLPVIMRQVGRWYDLDIKYEGQVPDRVFKGKIQRSLPLSGILNLLRKGDIQIRLEGKTLIIMG, from the coding sequence ATGACTCCACAGGAACGCGCACATCAGCTATTTGAAAAGTACCTTGCCGGTACATGTACTCCCGGGGAATGGGATGAATTGTTGGCGCTTGTGGGTACGTTAGACGAAAATGATGGCGAAATGCTGACTGAGCCATTATACCAGGTCTGGCTAAAAACAGGCAAAAACGAACGCCACTCACAGGTGCCGCCTTTTAACCAGGAACAACTCTATCAATCTATTATAAAATCCGGCAAGGAAGACAGCAACACACCCGTTCGCCGGATAAAATGGTGGCGCATTGCGGCGGCTCTCATAGCGAGCCTGCTGGTGACAGCAGCGCTGCTCTATTATAACTACAACAGCCATCCCGCTTCGCACACGATGGCTGACACTGCTCCGGAAAACAAGATAAAGCCAGGTGTAAACCAGGCGGTTTTAACGCTTTCTAACGGCCGGCAGATCATTTTAGACAGCACAGCTACTGGTACCATTAGCAAACAAGGAAACATTACAGTCATCAACCTGAACGGACAACTCGCCTACAAAGCCGAAACCGGCAGCACTGCCATTGAAACAGTTTATAATACAGTAACAACAGCAAAAGCGAATCAATATCAACTCGTGTTGAGAGACGGCACCAGGGTTTGGCTTAACGCCTCCTCCTCTATACGCTTTCCAACGGAATTCACGGGTGCAATCCGTACTGTCGAAATCACCGGGGAAGCCTATTTTGAAGTGGCTGCCATGCCATCCCAACCCTTTCACGTGAAAACAAATGGTGTTGATATAGAAGTGCTGGGTACTCATTTTAATGTAAATGCCTATGCCGACGAAGCAGCTATCAGAACTTCTCTGTTGGAAGGCGCGGTAAAAATAACGGCCGGTAATAAATCGAATCTCCTGGCTCCCGGGCAGGAAGCAAATGTGCTGCCGTCCGGGGAAACAGCTGTACGAACTGGCAATGTAGCATTGGCTGTAGCATGGGTAAATGGCTATTTTCAGTTCGATCAGGCGCCCCTGCCCGTTATCATGCGCCAGGTTGGCCGATGGTACGATCTCGACATCAAATATGAAGGCCAGGTACCTGACAGGGTCTTTAAAGGAAAGATTCAACGAAGCCTCCCGCTTTCCGGTATCCTTAATCTTTTAAGAAAAGGAGATATTCAAATAAGATTGGAAGGCAAAACGCTCATCATCATGGGTTAA